The Xenorhabdus doucetiae genome has a window encoding:
- a CDS encoding aminoacyl--tRNA ligase-related protein: protein MRLSKQLFPDKYRLPKLIDENSTRSLLNSGPFYQMVERGLPLFLPIGNKIMTAIEQSCIKEAELFDYNHIDMTQMIPTNILSLGEQFSEGFLDQFIFLKGKMERYHLLSTPEPLLLNFMREGLLSYRQLPLKMMFSAKFYRQLSQVHSILKTREFKMLAGACLYEFNKNSQSFKHLFHDYMLHLSDLYSLPIEYKINHDKKFNEYFYLHPDGDEKYGDVSAISLSMAYEYGQDKKVYARYCSKDNKKMNAKFVTFGLGLQRLFFAILDNCRDKKGFNIPKHLRPFDICIIPQRSEDLKYCQELVNILHTPPDRVLIDDRSKVKSSDKERFADYLGIPQKLLIHKHEVIVSHRDSDTLLKEAFQLSQVKGGGNSIFHIKLF from the coding sequence TTGCGATTATCAAAACAGTTGTTTCCTGATAAATACAGATTACCTAAACTTATAGACGAAAACTCCACAAGATCATTATTAAATTCTGGACCATTCTATCAAATGGTCGAGCGCGGTTTACCATTATTCTTACCTATTGGTAATAAAATAATGACAGCCATTGAACAATCTTGCATCAAGGAAGCTGAGTTATTTGATTATAACCATATAGACATGACACAAATGATCCCAACAAATATTCTTTCTTTGGGAGAACAATTTAGTGAGGGTTTTCTAGATCAGTTTATTTTTCTTAAAGGGAAAATGGAGCGCTACCATTTGCTGTCTACCCCAGAACCTTTACTGCTAAATTTTATGAGGGAAGGACTTCTAAGTTATAGACAGCTTCCACTAAAAATGATGTTTTCGGCAAAATTTTACCGACAACTGAGCCAAGTACATAGTATTCTTAAGACTCGTGAATTTAAAATGCTTGCTGGAGCTTGTTTATATGAGTTCAACAAAAATTCACAGTCATTCAAACATTTGTTTCATGACTATATGTTGCATTTGTCTGATCTTTACTCTTTACCAATAGAATATAAGATAAATCATGATAAAAAATTCAATGAATACTTTTACTTACATCCAGACGGGGATGAAAAATATGGAGATGTTTCCGCAATAAGTCTTTCCATGGCTTATGAGTACGGACAAGATAAGAAAGTATACGCTCGATATTGCAGTAAAGATAATAAAAAAATGAACGCAAAATTTGTTACGTTTGGGCTTGGGTTGCAAAGACTTTTCTTTGCAATACTCGATAATTGTAGAGATAAAAAGGGATTTAATATTCCTAAGCATTTACGTCCATTTGATATATGTATAATACCGCAACGGAGCGAAGATTTGAAATACTGTCAAGAGTTGGTAAATATTCTTCATACTCCACCTGATCGTGTCCTAATAGACGACCGTAGTAAAGTAAAATCGTCTGATAAGGAGCGTTTTGCTGATTACCTCGGTATACCTCAAAAACTATTAATTCATAAACATGAAGTTATAGTTTCTCACAGGGACTCCGATACATTGCTCAAAGAGGCTTTCCAATTATCACAAGTAAAAGGGGGGGGTAATTCCATTTTCCACATCAAATTATTTTAA
- a CDS encoding IS630 family transposase, which yields MLNKIKAGAQLGHYRLVYFDEAGFAASPPVQYGWSPRGKPHETEPQEHDRRSVLGALNYTDNTLFYQTTSGSITRDDVIDFLEQLAQQGDNRLTFLVLDNARIHHGIEEKIRNSWLREHNLFLFYLPAYSPELNLIEIVWKQAKYHWRRFITWTQETMENELNTLLGGYGNQFAINFS from the coding sequence TTGCTGAATAAAATTAAGGCTGGAGCACAGTTAGGCCATTACCGTTTGGTCTATTTTGATGAGGCGGGTTTTGCCGCATCTCCTCCGGTGCAATATGGATGGAGTCCACGGGGTAAGCCCCATGAAACTGAGCCTCAAGAGCATGACAGGCGGTCAGTTCTGGGGGCGTTAAATTACACGGATAACACGCTGTTTTACCAGACAACGTCAGGCAGTATCACGCGAGATGACGTGATTGATTTTTTAGAGCAGCTCGCCCAACAAGGGGACAACCGCCTGACATTTTTAGTGTTGGATAATGCGCGTATCCATCACGGGATTGAAGAAAAAATCAGAAATAGCTGGTTACGAGAACACAACCTGTTTTTATTCTACCTTCCCGCCTACAGCCCAGAGCTGAATTTGATTGAAATCGTCTGGAAACAAGCCAAATACCATTGGCGACGTTTTATCACTTGGACTCAGGAGACAATGGAGAATGAATTAAATACGTTATTGGGCGGTTATGGTAACCAATTTGCAATTAATTTCTCTTGA
- a CDS encoding helix-turn-helix domain-containing protein, with protein MKSKIILSEPERITLQQLALNHPHRDIRTRGTGLLMLARGSKPSQITAEIGCSLRVIYNWVHMWHNSGIAGLLGGHAGGRYLAMTPEMIATAVEAACAESLTLARIAQCVEAKHGPLPCTLETLANTLKKQGLTYKRTRLSLKKSATKRSLLTNPPC; from the coding sequence ATGAAATCGAAGATAATACTTTCTGAGCCTGAACGAATAACATTGCAACAACTCGCTTTGAATCATCCCCACCGGGATATCCGTACGCGAGGAACGGGTTTGCTCATGCTTGCCAGAGGGAGCAAGCCGTCCCAGATCACCGCTGAAATAGGATGCAGTCTCCGGGTTATCTATAATTGGGTTCACATGTGGCACAATTCAGGGATAGCGGGATTATTAGGCGGTCATGCTGGAGGCCGGTATCTCGCTATGACGCCTGAAATGATTGCCACTGCGGTCGAAGCTGCCTGTGCAGAGTCCCTAACTCTCGCACGGATAGCCCAGTGCGTTGAGGCAAAGCATGGGCCCCTGCCTTGTACGCTTGAAACGCTGGCAAATACCCTGAAAAAGCAGGGGCTCACCTATAAACGCACCCGTCTATCGCTTAAAAAAAGCGCAACGAAACGGAGTTTGCTAACAAATCCGCCTTGCTGA
- a CDS encoding MFS transporter: protein MTANRGAFFLLTWLSIPKGPLFISYVVGLYWWVYTISMPFAGALVDTSSKFKVSLLGSIVTLIAVAMLYLGHDNYSELVIFSISLMLSIGAMIFTVSSISYSAYLVDKKKDLVKFFKIRSIVMSLTLFVGPSLGGVFLSFSGEGLMTILLLSFSAIAILMYIKLPVDYKANETKSLSFIGWYEDTKLGFAAVRKVPTELNIALFMMLLNFFITPYLNIAMPLLVVKFYHFTSYELGFLLALFGAGVIFGSFVITLINLNSSMNFHLCLLGVIILGCSLVLSAFASNSYVLYFLVFIAGSGVAQFNVIVSSSRASAIPDRYRSRIEAFVLFISQISIPLGSSLCGLLITWLGAKNSVLIFGVVIIFASFLFCKIPNIKGLLGQKIVEDKAIPYYKLKYPDAFPNE, encoded by the coding sequence ATGACAGCCAACAGAGGTGCTTTTTTCTTACTCACTTGGCTCTCAATTCCTAAAGGTCCCTTATTTATATCTTATGTTGTAGGTTTATATTGGTGGGTTTATACGATTTCAATGCCGTTTGCTGGTGCACTAGTGGATACTAGTTCGAAATTTAAAGTTTCTTTATTAGGTTCAATTGTCACTTTAATAGCGGTCGCCATGTTATACCTAGGCCATGATAACTATTCTGAATTAGTGATCTTTTCCATTTCTCTTATGTTATCTATTGGAGCGATGATATTCACTGTGTCTTCTATAAGTTATTCTGCATATCTAGTTGACAAAAAGAAAGATTTAGTAAAATTTTTTAAAATTAGGTCTATCGTAATGTCTTTGACTTTATTTGTTGGTCCGAGTTTAGGTGGGGTATTTTTATCATTTTCCGGTGAAGGTTTAATGACTATTTTATTGCTAAGTTTTTCTGCTATTGCAATTTTAATGTATATAAAATTACCTGTCGATTATAAAGCCAATGAAACTAAATCGCTTAGTTTCATTGGATGGTATGAAGATACTAAACTGGGTTTTGCTGCTGTAAGAAAAGTGCCAACTGAATTAAATATTGCATTATTTATGATGTTGCTAAACTTTTTTATTACTCCTTATCTAAATATAGCTATGCCGTTGTTGGTTGTAAAATTTTATCATTTCACATCTTATGAACTTGGTTTTCTTCTGGCCTTGTTTGGTGCTGGAGTGATATTTGGCAGTTTCGTGATAACTCTCATAAATCTTAATAGCTCAATGAATTTTCATTTATGTTTATTGGGTGTCATAATTTTGGGATGTAGCCTTGTTTTATCAGCCTTCGCTTCTAATAGCTATGTGCTTTACTTTCTTGTTTTTATTGCTGGATCGGGTGTAGCTCAGTTCAATGTTATTGTCTCTTCTTCCAGAGCCTCCGCTATTCCAGATCGCTATCGCTCAAGGATTGAAGCTTTCGTATTATTTATATCCCAAATAAGTATCCCCTTAGGATCATCACTATGCGGCTTACTTATCACATGGTTAGGTGCTAAAAATTCAGTTTTAATTTTCGGAGTGGTCATAATTTTTGCTTCTTTTCTTTTTTGTAAGATACCTAATATAAAAGGTCTCTTAGGTCAAAAGATAGTAGAAGATAAAGCAATACCTTATTACAAATTAAAGTATCCTGATGCTTTTCCAAACGAATGA
- the argH gene encoding argininosuccinate lyase, with product MALWGGRFSQEADQRFKQFNDSLRFDYRLAQQDIVGSVAWSKALVTVGVLTSEEQQKLESALNELLDEVRANPKAILQSDAEDIHSWVEGKLITKVGDLGKKLHTGRSRNDQVATDLKLWCKDQIVHILQALAELQQALVFTAENNQDAVMPGYTHLQRAQPVTFAHWCLAYVEMLSRDETRLQDALRRLDVSPLGCGALAGTAYAIDREQLAGWLGFASATRNSLDSVSDRDHVLELLSDASISMIHLSRFAEDLIFFNSGEAGFVELSDRVTSGSSLMPQKKNPDALELIRGKCGRVQGALTGMMMTLKGLPLAYNKDMQEDKEGLFDALDTWLDCLHMAILVLDGIQVKHARCKEAAKQGYANATELADYLVAKGVPFREAHHIVGEVVVAAIGRGKALEELSLLELQKFSQVISVDVYDVLSLQSCLDKRLAKGGVAQKQVKQAIAEAKQLMRKER from the coding sequence ATGGCACTTTGGGGCGGGCGTTTCAGTCAGGAAGCCGATCAGCGGTTCAAGCAATTCAATGATTCACTGCGTTTTGATTATCGTTTGGCGCAGCAGGATATTGTTGGCTCGGTTGCCTGGTCAAAGGCATTGGTGACAGTAGGAGTGTTAACTTCCGAAGAGCAGCAAAAGCTGGAATCAGCGTTAAATGAGCTACTGGATGAAGTGCGAGCCAATCCCAAGGCCATTTTGCAAAGCGATGCGGAAGATATTCACAGTTGGGTAGAAGGGAAACTTATCACCAAAGTGGGCGATTTGGGTAAGAAACTCCATACGGGGCGCAGCCGTAATGATCAGGTTGCCACTGACCTGAAATTATGGTGCAAAGACCAGATCGTCCACATTCTGCAAGCCTTGGCTGAGTTGCAACAAGCGCTGGTATTCACGGCTGAAAATAATCAGGATGCTGTTATGCCCGGTTATACCCATTTGCAGCGGGCGCAACCGGTCACGTTTGCCCATTGGTGTTTGGCGTATGTGGAAATGCTCAGTCGTGATGAAACCCGGTTGCAGGACGCCTTAAGGCGGCTGGATGTCAGCCCGTTGGGATGCGGGGCGTTGGCAGGAACGGCTTATGCTATTGATCGTGAGCAACTGGCTGGCTGGCTCGGTTTTGCCTCAGCGACACGCAATAGTCTGGACAGTGTTTCTGATCGTGATCATGTCCTGGAACTGCTGTCCGATGCGAGCATAAGTATGATCCACCTTTCGCGTTTTGCTGAGGATCTGATTTTCTTTAATAGCGGAGAAGCCGGATTTGTTGAGTTGTCAGATCGGGTCACGTCCGGCTCTTCCCTGATGCCGCAGAAGAAAAACCCGGATGCGCTGGAGCTTATCCGTGGCAAGTGTGGTCGGGTTCAGGGCGCATTAACGGGGATGATGATGACGCTGAAAGGGCTGCCTCTCGCCTACAATAAAGATATGCAGGAAGATAAGGAAGGTTTGTTTGATGCACTGGATACTTGGCTGGATTGTTTGCACATGGCGATATTGGTGCTGGATGGCATTCAAGTCAAACATGCCCGTTGTAAGGAGGCGGCAAAACAGGGCTATGCCAATGCAACCGAGTTGGCTGATTATCTGGTGGCAAAAGGCGTTCCATTCCGCGAGGCACATCACATTGTGGGGGAAGTTGTCGTTGCGGCGATTGGCAGGGGTAAGGCACTGGAAGAGCTTTCTCTGCTTGAATTGCAAAAATTTAGCCAGGTTATTTCGGTGGACGTCTATGACGTTTTATCGCTGCAATCCTGTTTGGACAAGCGTCTGGCAAAAGGGGGCGTAGCGCAAAAACAGGTGAAGCAAGCGATTGCAGAGGCAAAGCAGTTAATGAGAAAAGAACGTTAA
- a CDS encoding IS630 family transposase, giving the protein MNFHDCKHDRVWIRNQASSMAIGIGHYRLVYFDEAGFAASPPVQYGWSPRGKPHETEPQEHDRRSVLGALNYTDNTLFYQTTSGSITRDDVIDFLEQLAQQGDNRLTFLVLDNARIHHGIEEKIRNSWLREHNLFLFYLPAYSPELNLIEIVWKQAKYHWRRFITWTQETMENELNTLLGGYGNQFAINFS; this is encoded by the coding sequence ATGAATTTTCATGATTGCAAGCATGATCGGGTTTGGATAAGAAATCAAGCATCTTCAATGGCGATTGGTATAGGCCATTACCGTTTGGTCTATTTTGATGAGGCGGGTTTTGCCGCATCTCCTCCGGTGCAATATGGATGGAGTCCACGGGGTAAGCCCCATGAAACTGAGCCTCAAGAGCATGACAGGCGGTCAGTTCTGGGGGCGTTAAATTACACGGATAACACGCTGTTTTACCAGACAACGTCAGGCAGTATCACGCGAGATGACGTGATTGATTTTTTAGAGCAGCTCGCCCAACAAGGGGACAACCGCCTGACATTTTTAGTGTTGGATAATGCGCGTATCCATCACGGGATTGAAGAAAAAATCAGAAATAGCTGGTTACGAGAACACAACCTGTTTTTATTCTACCTTCCCGCCTACAGCCCAGAGCTGAATTTGATTGAAATCGTCTGGAAACAAGCCAAATACCATTGGCGACGTTTTATCACTTGGACTCAGGAGACAATGGAGAATGAATTAAATACGTTATTGGGCGGTTATGGTAACCAATTTGCAATTAATTTCTCTTGA
- a CDS encoding IS630 family transposase — MKIHLTPEQKRALELMHDTTRDSRVCDRIKAVLLASEGWTAQMIAQALRIHETTVSRHLKDFIAQEKLTPENGGSESHLSAKQTADLVDYLTANLLHTTAQIVDYVRARWQVSFSVGGMTKWLHRQGFSYKKPKGVPHKFDADKQQQFIDDYQSLKDRAGQNEPILFIDAVHPSQSTKLSYGWMKAGKNQVKVVETTGSRTRLNLLGALNLQRIEDTVIREYPSINAENIAYFFGAIRETYPLSQKIHIILDGAGYHRAELVKEVAYVLNIELHYLPPYSPNLNPIERLWKYMNEQVRNNVYFPDAKTFRETLRHFFHVTLPEKAKELTTRLTDNFQILKPASSS, encoded by the coding sequence ATGAAAATTCATCTGACACCAGAACAAAAACGTGCCCTCGAATTGATGCATGATACCACTCGTGATAGTCGAGTCTGTGATCGCATCAAGGCCGTGCTTTTGGCGTCAGAGGGCTGGACAGCTCAGATGATTGCTCAGGCCTTACGTATTCATGAAACTACGGTAAGCCGTCACCTAAAAGATTTCATCGCGCAGGAAAAACTCACCCCCGAAAATGGCGGTTCTGAAAGCCATCTCTCTGCCAAACAAACCGCCGATCTGGTTGATTATTTGACGGCAAATTTGCTGCATACGACCGCTCAAATTGTGGATTATGTACGAGCTCGTTGGCAGGTGTCTTTCAGCGTGGGAGGCATGACGAAATGGCTTCACCGACAAGGTTTCAGCTACAAAAAGCCAAAGGGCGTTCCTCATAAATTCGATGCGGATAAGCAGCAACAATTTATTGATGACTACCAGTCTCTGAAAGACCGGGCAGGTCAGAATGAACCTATCCTATTTATTGATGCGGTGCATCCTTCGCAGTCCACAAAGCTCAGCTATGGTTGGATGAAAGCGGGGAAAAATCAGGTAAAAGTGGTCGAAACCACCGGCAGTCGTACCCGTCTCAATCTTCTGGGCGCCCTCAATTTACAACGAATTGAAGACACCGTGATCCGTGAATACCCGAGTATCAATGCCGAAAATATCGCGTATTTTTTCGGCGCTATTAGAGAAACTTACCCACTTTCGCAAAAAATTCATATTATTCTGGATGGGGCGGGTTACCACCGGGCAGAATTGGTGAAAGAGGTGGCATATGTCCTTAATATTGAACTGCATTACCTACCGCCTTACAGCCCAAACCTCAATCCAATAGAGCGATTGTGGAAGTATATGAATGAGCAAGTACGTAACAATGTTTATTTTCCGGATGCGAAGACATTCCGTGAAACCCTTCGTCACTTTTTTCATGTCACTTTGCCAGAAAAAGCGAAAGAACTCACGACTAGACTGACTGACAACTTTCAGATTTTAAAACCTGCATCTTCAAGTTAG
- a CDS encoding IS630 family transposase, whose protein sequence is MKIHLTPEQKRALELMHDTTRDSRVCDRIKAVLLASEGWTAQMIAQALRIHETTVSRHLKDFIAQEKLTPENGGSESHLSAKQTADLVDYLTANLLHTTAQIVDYVRARWQVSFSVGGMTKWLHRQGFSYKKPKGVPHKFDADKQQQFIDDYQSLKDRAGQNEPILFIDAVHPSQSTKLSYGWMKAGKNQVKVVETTGSRTRLNPLGALNLQRIEDTVIREYPSINAENIAYFFGAIRETYPLSQKIHIILDGAGYHRAELVKEVAYVLNIELHYLPPYSPNLNPIERLWKYMNEQVRNNVYFPDAKTFRETLRHFFHVTLPEKAKELTTRLTDNFQILKPASSS, encoded by the coding sequence ATGAAAATTCATCTGACACCAGAACAAAAACGTGCCCTCGAATTGATGCATGATACCACTCGTGATAGTCGAGTCTGTGATCGCATCAAGGCCGTGCTTTTGGCGTCAGAGGGCTGGACAGCTCAGATGATTGCTCAGGCCTTACGTATTCATGAAACTACGGTAAGCCGTCACCTAAAAGATTTCATCGCGCAGGAAAAACTCACCCCCGAAAATGGCGGTTCTGAAAGCCATCTCTCTGCCAAACAAACCGCCGATCTGGTTGATTATTTGACGGCAAATTTGCTGCATACGACCGCTCAAATTGTGGATTATGTACGAGCTCGTTGGCAGGTGTCTTTCAGCGTGGGAGGCATGACGAAATGGCTTCACCGACAAGGTTTCAGCTACAAAAAGCCAAAGGGCGTTCCTCATAAATTCGATGCGGATAAGCAGCAACAATTTATTGATGACTACCAGTCTCTGAAAGACCGGGCAGGTCAGAATGAACCTATCCTATTTATTGATGCGGTGCATCCTTCGCAGTCCACAAAGCTCAGCTATGGTTGGATGAAAGCGGGGAAAAATCAGGTAAAAGTGGTCGAAACCACCGGCAGTCGTACCCGTCTCAATCCTCTGGGCGCCCTCAATTTACAACGAATTGAAGACACCGTGATCCGTGAATACCCGAGTATCAATGCCGAAAATATCGCGTATTTTTTCGGCGCTATTAGAGAAACTTACCCACTTTCGCAAAAAATTCATATTATTCTGGATGGGGCGGGTTACCACCGGGCAGAATTGGTGAAAGAGGTGGCATATGTCCTTAATATTGAACTGCATTACCTACCGCCTTACAGCCCAAACCTCAATCCAATAGAGCGATTGTGGAAGTATATGAATGAGCAAGTACGTAACAATGTTTATTTTCCGGATGCAAAGACATTCCGTGAAACCCTTCGTCACTTTTTTCATGTCACTTTGCCAGAAAAAGCGAAAGAACTCACGACTAGACTGACTGACAACTTTCAGATTTTAAAACCTGCATCTTCAAGTTAG
- a CDS encoding ATP-grasp domain-containing protein, with protein sequence MNTIKLSGLDIERVISIGELSQYSAGFLTDQLKCGGLSFDAINLTRDKRLMKTKFKELGLPCANFYSYQDNNHFSMFSYPLVAKPACGFALFNTKLMHNSDQLNDYVNNFKEFKDPHLISNAIIIEDFVDGDEYVADCFISSNQVMFLSISKDNLPCMNVTNEAVRFDSAEYLNIKLNSELYKCIHNYYSKIISGFNINACICHMELFINKSGEVIVSEVATRPGGSHFNHLAKHVYGKTLYEIWFEGILNPNEEILHELEPDDFFTIVNMIPQENGKLASLPTLNSLSDYRTLVS encoded by the coding sequence GTGAACACAATCAAACTTAGCGGTTTAGATATTGAGCGTGTCATATCTATAGGAGAATTGAGTCAGTACAGTGCTGGCTTCTTAACTGATCAACTTAAATGTGGAGGATTATCATTTGATGCAATAAATTTGACCAGAGACAAACGGTTGATGAAAACTAAGTTTAAAGAATTAGGTTTGCCCTGTGCTAATTTTTATAGTTACCAGGATAACAATCATTTTAGTATGTTTAGTTATCCTTTAGTCGCCAAGCCAGCATGTGGTTTTGCATTGTTTAATACAAAACTAATGCATAATAGTGATCAACTGAACGATTACGTAAATAATTTCAAAGAATTCAAAGACCCTCATCTAATTTCAAATGCTATAATTATTGAAGATTTTGTCGATGGGGATGAGTACGTTGCAGACTGTTTTATCAGTTCCAATCAGGTTATGTTTCTATCAATATCAAAAGATAATCTTCCGTGCATGAATGTCACTAATGAAGCTGTGAGATTTGATAGTGCAGAGTATCTTAATATCAAGCTTAATAGTGAGTTGTATAAGTGTATTCACAACTACTATTCCAAAATTATAAGCGGTTTCAATATTAATGCATGTATTTGCCATATGGAATTGTTCATAAATAAGTCTGGTGAGGTTATTGTTTCCGAGGTAGCCACCAGACCCGGTGGTAGTCATTTTAATCACTTGGCAAAACATGTTTATGGTAAAACACTTTATGAGATTTGGTTTGAAGGTATACTTAATCCTAATGAGGAGATTTTACATGAGTTAGAGCCTGATGATTTTTTTACTATTGTAAACATGATTCCCCAGGAAAATGGAAAGCTTGCTAGCTTGCCAACTTTAAATTCATTATCTGATTACAGAACTTTGGTAAGTTAA
- a CDS encoding IS110 family RNA-guided transposase: MSTIKVVGIDLAKNVFQVCVWMEDGSVASNRKISRQKFLDAIRAFPPETLIAMEACATSHYWGRTLQSMGYHVRIVPTQHVKAFSHHQKNDANDALAICETACRPGLHFVPIKTVEQQDIKALRRARQLMVEQRTALANQIRAFLAEQGIIVPVGIQKLQQHLPDILEEGDNALSCVLRRLLHTLWEDLQNLNVSIHEMDNEITALSRQQAGYGHLLTIPGVGPLIAAAFVSDVNASQFTHGRQLSAWCGLVPRQHSSGGKSRLSSLSKHGNRHLRTLIIHGARAMMQGVQKRDDPLGEWLRTRITRCGPMKAIVALANKLTRIIWRILTDEVDYDMKKAFAIH, from the coding sequence ATGAGTACGATCAAAGTAGTGGGTATTGACCTCGCTAAAAATGTCTTTCAAGTTTGTGTCTGGATGGAAGACGGTTCTGTTGCTTCGAACCGAAAAATTTCACGACAGAAATTTCTTGATGCCATACGGGCTTTTCCACCTGAAACCCTCATCGCTATGGAAGCCTGTGCCACTTCTCATTATTGGGGACGGACGTTGCAGTCTATGGGCTATCATGTCCGAATTGTTCCCACCCAGCATGTAAAAGCTTTCAGCCATCATCAAAAAAACGATGCCAATGATGCGTTGGCTATCTGTGAAACGGCCTGCCGGCCCGGTCTCCATTTTGTTCCCATCAAAACCGTAGAACAGCAAGATATCAAAGCACTGCGCCGTGCCCGTCAGCTCATGGTGGAACAGCGTACTGCTCTTGCTAATCAAATCAGGGCCTTTCTCGCTGAGCAGGGAATAATTGTGCCTGTGGGGATTCAGAAACTCCAACAGCACCTCCCTGATATTCTGGAAGAAGGTGATAATGCTCTGTCTTGTGTGCTGCGTCGTTTATTGCATACGCTGTGGGAAGATCTGCAGAATTTGAACGTCAGCATTCATGAAATGGATAACGAAATTACGGCGCTTTCCCGTCAGCAAGCAGGGTATGGGCACTTGCTGACTATTCCCGGTGTTGGTCCCCTGATTGCGGCGGCTTTCGTGAGTGACGTCAACGCATCCCAATTTACTCATGGCCGGCAGTTATCAGCCTGGTGTGGTTTGGTTCCCCGGCAACACAGTTCGGGCGGGAAAAGCCGTCTTTCTTCTCTGAGCAAACATGGCAACCGTCATCTCCGAACGTTAATTATTCATGGTGCCCGAGCGATGATGCAGGGCGTGCAAAAACGGGATGATCCTTTAGGCGAGTGGCTAAGAACACGGATTACCCGATGTGGCCCCATGAAAGCCATAGTTGCTTTAGCTAACAAGCTGACCCGAATTATCTGGCGTATTCTGACAGATGAGGTTGATTATGATATGAAAAAAGCTTTTGCTATCCATTAA